A window of the Lactuca sativa cultivar Salinas chromosome 5, Lsat_Salinas_v11, whole genome shotgun sequence genome harbors these coding sequences:
- the LOC111879693 gene encoding uncharacterized protein LOC111879693, whose amino-acid sequence MDQYTPSLNTRFSFVSSPDKNTAQPPFFFRRLLRRFPIPRRRLPSSDTVAPTAPATVAPHRYDSETHRTSSRTPPPSSPAMGALPADFAWTSEDDFKLKTAAQSGVPLESIATGAVKFSKQFTIQELHDRWHALLYDPVISAEASARMLEFEFFALSKLSIFNDLDNLEENISVPRKRKPEGVRKRYYAMRKRTRIHPLNPLDPNFPDATFNTICIENEEQPPPTYFVAQNNEADTDNHADMDLDVNNQQTVNQCFIEEDNYIEESDEFKEIYDLLEDEGPEFPSINPQTLNLPHPNSSEFHFKEQSMATTSNFHVKIENEMCGDINANNYLMEISNTLFDLGEDDLPPLDADGNVIDKSYIDGLSSLLLDSPKRDTNCDSIVEESKSLEGILGIMLPSTTSVVNCKSHTSVIICTLNTEDPDIPSNDDVFLLPFSSPYAMQTDMPHSSPHQNSNSFRDSGPNWKNNFRVPKPIPQKDTKYQKSQFDTPIIGSQLRTEILDHRIKQDLVNNDGQSQTLVHPIAIKSEQELHHGSDIFTNCVKLNPIQEEETLHEIESKEVDNPIVLQLPIDDDMSSVSDDEDIPSFSDVEAMILDEKLCEDEKSLYLNGSWSYRNLQTQFSALKYKNPNFQRKFIRLEQAANGYMKRDMSSSGAFALLQGWQFIYHVKKPEILLGRATEDVIVDVDLGREGSDCRISRRQAIIQLDREGFFHIKNLGKYSIFVNSDELSTNQSTSLTSSCLIEIRGMPFLFETNEESIKSYVESMKNKSDVED is encoded by the exons atggaccaatataccccTTCACTTAATACAAGGTTTTCGTTCGTATCTTCACCAGATAAAAACACAGCGCAGCCTCCATTCTTCTTTCGTCGCCTCCTCAGGCGATTCCCGATTCCTCGCCGCCGGCTTCCATCGTCGGATACCGTCGCACCCACAGCACCGGCGACCGTCGCACCCCACAGATACGATTCAG AAACTCACAGAACCAGCAGCCGCACTCCGCCGCCGTCGTCTCCCGCCATGGGAGCTCTCCCCGCTGACTTCGCTTGGACCTCCGAAGACGATTTCAAGTTGAAAACCGCTGCACAG AGTGGTGTCCCCTTGGAATCAATAGCTACAGGAgctgtaaagttttcaaaacagttCACCATTCAAGAGCTCCATGATCGTTGGCATGCTCTACTCTATGATCCAGTCATTTCTGCTGAAGCATCTGCTCGCATGTTAGAATTCGAGTTTTTTGCTTTATCTAAACTTTCAATTTTTAATGATTTAGACAATCTTGAAGAGAATATTTCAGTCCCTAGAAAGAGAAAACCCGAGGGTGTACGCAAACGTTACTATGCTATGCGAAAGAGAACACGTATTCATCCATTAAATCCACTGGATCCCAATTTCCCTGATGCAACTTTTAATACCATTTGTATTGAAAATGAAGAACAACCTCCACCCACATACTTTGTTGCTCAAAACAACGAGGCTGATACTGATAATCATGCTGACATGGATCTTGATGTTAATAATCAGCAAACAGTTAATCAATGTTTCATTGAGGAAGACAATTATATTGAAGAATCTGATGAATTTAAAGAGATTTATGACTTACTTGAAGATGAAGGACCAGAATTTCCATCCATTaatccccaaaccctaaatttaccACATCCTAATTCATCTGAATTTCATTTCAAAGAACAATCAATGGCAACAACATCAAATTTTCATGTTAAGATAGAAAATGAAATGTGTGGTGACATAAACGCCAACAACTATTTGATGGAAATATCAAATACCCTTTTTGACCTTGGTGAGGATGACCTTCCTCCATTGGATGCTGATGGAAACGTAATTGACAAATCTTATATCGATGGTTTGAGTTCACTTTTGCTTGATTCTCCTAAAAGAGACACTAATTGTGATTCCATTGTAGAGGAAAGTAAAAGCTtggagggtattttgggtataatGCTGCCATCTACAACATCTGTTGTGAATTGTAAATCACATACTTCTGTGATCATATGTACTTTAAACACTGAGGATCCAGATATACCAAGTAATGATGATGTTTTTCTCCTTCCATTTTCATCTCCTTATGCAATGCAAACAGATATGCCTCATTCTTCACCTCATCAAAATTCAAACTCTTTTAGGGATTCTGGACCTAATTGGAAAAACAACTTTAGGGTTCCTAAACCAATACCCCAAAAAGATACCAAATACCAAAAATCCCAATTTGATACTCCAATTATTGGATCACAGTTGCGAACAGAAATACTAGATCATAGAATCAAGCAGGATTTGGTCAACAATGatggtcaaagtcaaaccctAGTTCATCCAATAGCTATAAAATCTGAGCAGGAATTGCATCATGGTtctgatatttttacaaattgTGTAAAGTTGAATCCTATTCAAGAAGAAGAAACATTACATGAAATAGAATCAAAAGAAGTGGATAATCCTATTGTGTTACAGTTGCCAATAGATGATGACATGTCATCTGTTAGTGATGACGAGGATATCCCGAGCTTTTCTGACGTGGAAGCAATG ATACTTGATGAGAAATTGTGTGAAGATGAAAAGAGTTTATATCTAAATGGAAGTTGGAGTTATCGAAATCTACAAA CTCAATTTTCAGCCCTAAAATACAAAAATCcaaattttcaaagaaaattcATTAGATTGGAACAAGCTGCCAATGGTTATATGAAAAGAGACATGTCATCATCGGGTGCTTTTGCTCTTTTACAAGGGTGGCAATTTATATATCATGTTAAAAAACCCGAG ATTTTATTGGGAAGGGCAACGGAAGATGTTATTGTTGATGTTGATTTGGGAAGAGAAGGTAGTGACTGTAGAATATCTAGACGACag GCGATTATACAATTGGATCGGGAGGGTTTTTTTCATATAAAGAATCTCGGGAAATATTCAATCTTTGTAAATAGTGATGAACTATCAACCAATCAGAGTACTTCTCTCACTTCAAGTTGTTTAATTGAG ataagaggaatgcCATTTCTATTTGAGACAAATGAAGAAAGTATAAAGTCGTATGTTGAGAGCATGAAGAACAAAAGTGATGTGGAGGACTAA